In Crinalium epipsammum PCC 9333, the following are encoded in one genomic region:
- the lpxC gene encoding UDP-3-O-acyl-N-acetylglucosamine deacetylase, translated as MPQQTLAREFEMSGVGLHGGVLTAVRVKPAYVGEGRYFVRVDLPNSPHIPARVDAVNQTTLSTELAAEDARVRTVEHLLAALAGMGVDNARIEINGAELPLLDGSAKLWAEAIATAGIVQATGEQNPTPNPSPRAERGVSEAVENNNNRPAMPLGGYLEIKEPIWVYQGDAFVAALPAPATRFTYGIDFDLPAIGNQWHSWTPSTESFESAIAPARTFGLAHQIDQLRASGLIKGGSLDNALVCDANGWLNPPLRFANEPARHKLLDLIGDLSLLGRFPQAHFLAYKASHSLHIQLAQKIQALNNDQ; from the coding sequence TTGCCGCAGCAAACCTTGGCAAGAGAATTTGAAATGTCAGGTGTAGGGCTTCATGGTGGTGTCCTGACGGCTGTGCGGGTAAAACCCGCATATGTTGGGGAGGGACGCTACTTTGTTAGGGTGGATCTGCCAAACTCGCCCCATATTCCTGCACGGGTAGATGCTGTTAACCAGACGACTTTATCTACAGAACTTGCGGCTGAAGATGCCCGTGTACGAACAGTGGAACACTTGTTGGCGGCTTTAGCTGGGATGGGTGTCGATAATGCTCGGATTGAGATTAATGGGGCGGAACTTCCTTTGTTGGATGGGAGTGCCAAACTTTGGGCGGAAGCGATCGCGACCGCTGGTATTGTCCAAGCAACGGGGGAGCAGAACCCCACCCCCAACCCCTCCCCGCGTGCGGAGAGGGGAGTGTCGGAAGCGGTGGAGAATAACAATAATCGCCCTGCTATGCCCCTCGGCGGCTATCTAGAAATCAAAGAACCAATTTGGGTATATCAAGGGGATGCCTTTGTTGCTGCGCTACCTGCACCCGCAACTCGCTTTACTTATGGAATAGATTTTGACTTACCAGCAATTGGTAATCAGTGGCATAGTTGGACACCAAGTACAGAAAGTTTTGAAAGTGCGATCGCCCCAGCACGTACCTTTGGTTTAGCTCACCAAATTGACCAGCTACGAGCATCCGGTTTAATTAAGGGTGGCAGCTTGGATAATGCTTTAGTTTGCGACGCTAATGGCTGGCTCAATCCCCCATTAAGGTTTGCCAATGAACCTGCGCGTCATAAGCTTTTAGATTTAATCGGCGATTTAAGCTTGTTAGGTCGTTTTCCACAAGCTCACTTCCTTGCTTATAAAGCCAGCCATAGCTTACATATCCAACTGGCTCAAAAAATTCAGGCACTTAACAATGACCAATGA
- the purC gene encoding phosphoribosylaminoimidazolesuccinocarboxamide synthase, with product MSANEQLYEGKAKIIYTTDDPEIVLAHFKDDATAFNAQKRGSIKAKGEMNCTIAAHLFKMLSAKGIPTHFIDCPAPNQMRVKAVKIIPLEVVVRNIAAGSLCQQTGLAVGTVLPQPLVEFYYKNDQLGDPLLTRDRLFLLNLATPEQLESLTAKALQINEILSGFFNQCGITLVDFKLEFGLDKQPQILLADEISPDTCRLWNQAETDPDQRVMDKDRFRRDLGNVEDAYQQVLQKVLSTQY from the coding sequence ATGTCGGCAAACGAACAGTTATACGAAGGTAAAGCCAAGATTATCTATACTACCGATGATCCAGAGATTGTGTTGGCGCACTTTAAAGATGATGCCACAGCCTTTAACGCCCAAAAGCGAGGCTCGATCAAAGCCAAAGGTGAGATGAACTGCACCATTGCGGCTCATTTGTTTAAAATGCTGTCAGCTAAGGGTATTCCTACCCACTTCATCGACTGTCCAGCACCTAATCAAATGCGGGTTAAGGCAGTAAAAATCATCCCTCTAGAGGTAGTTGTTAGGAACATCGCTGCGGGTAGCTTGTGTCAACAAACAGGGTTAGCGGTAGGAACTGTCTTACCACAGCCGTTAGTGGAATTTTATTATAAAAACGATCAACTTGGAGATCCTTTGCTGACACGCGATCGCCTCTTTTTATTAAATCTGGCAACACCAGAACAGTTGGAAAGCTTAACAGCTAAGGCATTGCAAATTAACGAAATCCTCTCAGGATTCTTTAATCAATGTGGAATTACCTTGGTAGACTTCAAACTAGAATTTGGTCTAGACAAACAGCCGCAAATACTATTGGCTGATGAAATTAGCCCAGATACCTGTCGCCTCTGGAACCAAGCTGAAACAGACCCCGATCAGCGAGTAATGGATAAAGACCGTTTTCGTCGAGACTTGGGTAATGTTGAAGATGCCTATCAGCAAGTACTCCAAAAAGTTTTGAGTACCCAATATTAA
- a CDS encoding esterase-like activity of phytase family protein, translating into MTARVKREFPLVIDVMNIKPLIWNKLQRGACFLATALIILTLVTSCSLPQISAQERVFRNLSLEFLGEYQLPNSQFKDTPVGGLSGLTYDRQRNLFYAIADDRSQFAPARFYTLKLSLDNSSKEKIGIKKVEIENVTFLRDAQGNIYPKNTSDTEGIAITPQQTVFISSEGVAENRVLPFIKEFALNTGREQQSLTIPERYIPDNSADQPRGIQNNLGFEALTLNPTGTVPAKGEPFRLFTVTESALVQDEDEVASTNQTETPQGAKCRLLHYLLSDGAPIIISEHLYQLEPPPSGAVIHGLPEILALDQGGHFLTLERSFGLLGFSAKIFQAATGGATDTSRIASLKGDLRSIEPIKKKLLLDLDQLGIYLDNLEGMALGPRLPDGSQSLLLVSDNNFNDSQLTQFLLFRLKSGN; encoded by the coding sequence ATGACTGCTAGAGTAAAGCGAGAGTTTCCACTGGTTATTGACGTGATGAACATAAAGCCTTTGATATGGAACAAACTACAACGCGGTGCTTGCTTTTTAGCAACTGCCTTAATAATATTGACCTTAGTGACATCCTGTAGCTTGCCTCAAATTAGCGCACAGGAGCGAGTTTTTAGGAATTTGTCTCTAGAATTTTTAGGAGAGTATCAACTACCAAATAGCCAGTTTAAAGATACTCCTGTAGGGGGATTATCTGGGCTTACCTATGATCGGCAGCGAAATCTTTTTTATGCGATCGCAGATGATCGAAGTCAATTCGCTCCAGCTAGATTTTATACCCTAAAGCTAAGTCTTGATAACTCCAGCAAAGAGAAAATTGGCATTAAGAAAGTAGAAATAGAAAATGTTACCTTTTTACGTGACGCTCAAGGTAATATTTATCCTAAAAACACCAGCGATACTGAAGGTATTGCCATAACTCCCCAGCAAACAGTATTTATATCCAGTGAAGGAGTCGCTGAAAATCGTGTTTTACCCTTTATTAAAGAATTTGCTCTTAATACTGGACGAGAACAGCAAAGTTTAACAATCCCAGAACGCTATATCCCAGATAACTCCGCCGATCAACCTCGAGGTATCCAAAATAACTTAGGTTTTGAAGCACTAACTCTAAATCCTACAGGAACCGTACCTGCTAAAGGAGAACCATTTCGCTTATTTACAGTCACAGAGTCAGCATTGGTACAGGATGAAGATGAAGTAGCATCAACTAACCAAACTGAAACTCCACAAGGAGCTAAATGTCGTTTACTCCATTATTTACTCAGTGATGGAGCGCCAATAATCATCTCAGAACATTTATACCAGTTAGAACCACCTCCCAGTGGAGCCGTAATACACGGTTTACCAGAAATATTAGCCTTAGATCAAGGAGGGCATTTTCTGACCTTAGAACGCTCTTTTGGGCTTTTAGGCTTCAGTGCTAAGATTTTTCAAGCAGCCACAGGTGGAGCAACCGATACATCACGTATTGCCAGCCTTAAAGGTGACTTAAGAAGTATTGAACCAATTAAAAAAAAGTTACTGCTTGACTTGGATCAACTAGGGATTTACTTAGATAATTTAGAAGGAATGGCTTTAGGTCCTCGTTTGCCGGATGGTAGCCAAAGTTTGCTACTGGTGAGTGACAATAATTTTAATGATTCCCAACTCACCCAGTTTCTCCTGTTTCGCCTTAAAAGCGGAAATTGA
- a CDS encoding tetratricopeptide repeat protein, producing the protein MEAWYRQDHTSRLKFLKAAIATALLLLCGNSRVLADNPQPPPNPLEITTPDPLLPKNQPLNEQELLQFKASLDELNNQATTKLRSGNKLAAYDLWHRELRLRQQLGALEELAALGRVGGIAWGDNQKAEVKLITQRLQAIQQQAQTQVPLNLDLLQSLGQAYQQVRVIAPAIDVYQIILTASQQQQNQPKVVEALSSLAELYLNWFDYPKAAENYEKLLKLSQNQVDVRNQLIHLQQLANVYDKVKQPENSIRIKQQLIAIYLQQQTVDKLPAVKMAIASDYEAINQPDEASQNYQEAYQLAISQQQFADASTALDKLGALYYSHNHPDAALQIYQTLLEVEQQSNDFYGLMNTYDHIGQIYFAQRNFEQAKAAFQQGLDLANSLKYQQDYFASQIERVNQQKSP; encoded by the coding sequence GTGGAAGCGTGGTATAGGCAAGATCATACAAGCAGACTGAAATTCCTTAAAGCAGCGATCGCTACTGCTTTGTTGTTATTGTGTGGCAATTCAAGGGTGTTAGCAGATAATCCGCAACCGCCGCCTAACCCTCTAGAAATCACAACACCTGATCCATTACTTCCAAAAAACCAACCTTTAAATGAGCAAGAACTTTTACAATTTAAGGCATCACTAGATGAATTAAATAATCAAGCAACTACAAAATTAAGATCTGGTAATAAATTAGCAGCTTACGATCTTTGGCATCGAGAACTGAGATTGCGGCAACAATTGGGAGCATTAGAAGAGTTAGCAGCACTGGGTAGAGTTGGAGGTATTGCTTGGGGAGATAACCAAAAAGCTGAGGTAAAATTGATTACTCAACGTCTGCAAGCAATTCAACAGCAAGCGCAAACTCAAGTTCCCCTTAACTTAGATTTATTGCAATCATTAGGGCAGGCTTACCAACAAGTAAGAGTAATAGCACCTGCAATAGATGTTTATCAAATAATTCTTACGGCTTCGCAACAGCAACAAAATCAACCTAAAGTAGTAGAAGCTCTTAGTTCTCTTGCTGAACTGTATTTAAATTGGTTTGATTACCCTAAAGCAGCAGAAAATTATGAAAAATTGCTCAAATTATCGCAGAACCAGGTTGATGTTAGAAATCAACTGATACATTTACAACAGCTTGCTAATGTTTACGACAAGGTAAAACAACCTGAAAATAGTATTAGAATCAAGCAACAACTAATTGCGATTTACCTTCAGCAACAAACGGTAGATAAATTACCAGCAGTTAAGATGGCGATCGCGTCCGACTATGAAGCCATTAATCAACCTGATGAAGCTAGCCAAAATTATCAGGAAGCTTACCAACTAGCTATCTCACAACAACAATTTGCTGATGCTAGTACAGCATTGGATAAACTAGGCGCTCTTTATTACTCCCATAACCACCCTGACGCAGCTTTGCAAATATATCAAACTCTTTTAGAGGTAGAGCAACAATCTAATGACTTCTATGGTTTGATGAATACTTATGACCATATCGGTCAAATTTATTTTGCACAAAGAAACTTTGAGCAAGCTAAGGCAGCTTTTCAACAAGGGCTAGACTTAGCTAATTCTTTAAAATATCAACAAGACTATTTTGCTAGTCAGATTGAACGAGTGAATCAACAAAAGTCCCCGTAA
- a CDS encoding DUF7219 family protein — protein sequence MPNRSEFIYPRSRYYGHVKPENLVFNANLQEFAQRVNYICNLETGGKLSPEESYKQIKALWKDLKRTKKQLSIGKSPFHDNQDET from the coding sequence ATGCCTAACCGTTCTGAGTTTATTTATCCTCGTAGTCGCTACTACGGTCATGTGAAGCCAGAAAATCTGGTTTTCAACGCTAATTTACAAGAATTTGCTCAAAGAGTCAACTATATTTGTAACTTGGAAACTGGTGGCAAGCTATCTCCAGAAGAGTCTTATAAGCAAATAAAAGCTCTTTGGAAAGATCTCAAACGCACTAAGAAGCAATTGAGTATTGGTAAAAGTCCGTTTCACGATAATCAAGACGAAACTTAG
- a CDS encoding response regulator transcription factor, with product MSTILVVDDSGMLREMVSELLKKSGMTVILANDGLEGKEQLENMIPDLVITDLIMPRMNGYELCRWIKGNPKLQNLPVIMCSTKNEDFDRYWGMKQGADAYITKPFHPVEMLETIKQLLRK from the coding sequence ATGAGTACAATTTTGGTTGTCGATGATAGTGGTATGCTCAGAGAGATGGTGTCAGAACTCCTTAAAAAGAGCGGAATGACTGTAATTCTCGCAAATGATGGGTTAGAAGGAAAAGAACAACTTGAAAATATGATTCCAGATTTAGTAATTACAGATCTGATCATGCCTCGGATGAATGGCTATGAACTTTGCCGTTGGATTAAAGGCAACCCCAAATTGCAAAATCTCCCTGTAATCATGTGTTCCACAAAAAACGAAGATTTTGATCGTTACTGGGGAATGAAGCAAGGGGCAGATGCCTACATTACCAAACCTTTTCATCCAGTAGAAATGCTGGAAACAATAAAACAACTGCTACGCAAGTAG
- a CDS encoding chromophore lyase CpcT/CpeT, giving the protein MTHSTDIATLARWMAADFSNQAQAFENPPFFAHIRVAMRPLPPEFLSGVSLFVEQAYDYTLNDPYRLRVLKLIVVDDHIEIENYSVNQEQQFYGASRKPELLKALTVEHLEKLPGCNMIVEWTGNSFKGYVQPGKACIVVRKGHTTYLDSTFEIDEHKFISLDRGRDPDTDEHIWGSFGGPFHFVRWASFAEEVKV; this is encoded by the coding sequence ATGACGCATTCTACTGATATCGCAACCTTAGCTCGCTGGATGGCAGCAGATTTCAGTAATCAAGCCCAAGCTTTTGAAAATCCTCCGTTTTTCGCGCATATTCGTGTAGCTATGCGCCCCCTACCGCCAGAATTTTTATCTGGGGTGAGTTTGTTTGTGGAACAAGCTTATGATTATACGCTCAATGATCCCTACCGACTCAGAGTTTTAAAGTTAATCGTCGTAGATGATCATATCGAAATCGAAAATTACTCTGTCAACCAAGAGCAACAATTTTACGGCGCATCCCGTAAACCAGAGCTTCTCAAAGCTCTGACAGTGGAACATTTAGAAAAATTACCAGGCTGCAATATGATTGTGGAATGGACAGGTAACAGCTTTAAAGGCTATGTTCAACCTGGGAAAGCTTGCATTGTAGTTCGCAAAGGTCATACGACTTACTTAGATAGCACTTTTGAAATTGACGAACACAAATTTATCAGCCTTGACAGAGGACGCGACCCAGACACCGATGAACATATCTGGGGTTCCTTCGGTGGCCCATTTCACTTTGTCCGTTGGGCAAGTTTCGCTGAGGAAGTAAAAGTTTAA
- a CDS encoding WGxxGxxG family protein: MKNSNVSKIAGASLIALSLSFLPSHLPASAQNSTTTTPNNTTATDSNKPTLDTTPFQETKDDHNNWGWLGLLGLIGLANLFRKDEHHAHHSESDTVSGTTTRL; the protein is encoded by the coding sequence ATGAAAAATTCTAATGTGTCTAAGATTGCTGGGGCTAGTTTAATAGCATTAAGTTTATCTTTTTTACCATCTCATTTACCTGCATCGGCTCAAAATAGTACTACCACTACTCCAAATAATACTACCGCTACAGACAGTAATAAACCAACATTGGATACTACTCCATTTCAAGAAACTAAGGATGATCATAATAACTGGGGATGGTTAGGCTTACTTGGTTTGATTGGTTTAGCCAATCTCTTCCGCAAAGATGAACACCATGCACATCACTCTGAAAGTGATACCGTAAGTGGCACTACAACTAGACTTTAA
- a CDS encoding NAD-dependent epimerase/dehydratase family protein, producing the protein MKVLVIGGDGYCGWATALYLSNRGYEVGILDSLVRRHWDSELCVETLTPIAPIQQRIQRWHDLTGKSIDLFIGDINNYDFLSKALHQFQPEAIVHFGEQRSAPFSMIDREHAVLTQVNNVVGTLNILYAIQQDFPDCHLVKLGTMGEYGTPNIDIEEGYITIEHNGRKDTLPYPKQPGSFYHLSKVHDSHNIHFACKVWGLRATDLNQGVVYGVLTEETGMDELLINRLDYDGVFGTALNRFCIQAAIGHPLTVYGTGGQTRAFLDIRDTVRCVELAIANPAQKGEFRVFNQFTEQFSVGDLALTVKKAGNALGLNVEINHLENPRVEKEEHYFNAKNTNLLDLGLQPHYLSDSLLDSLLNFAMKYHYRVDQNQILPKVSWRPKV; encoded by the coding sequence ATGAAAGTCCTGGTTATTGGCGGTGATGGCTATTGCGGTTGGGCAACCGCACTCTACCTGTCCAACAGAGGTTATGAAGTCGGCATTCTAGATAGCCTGGTGCGTCGCCACTGGGATTCAGAACTGTGTGTTGAAACTTTAACGCCGATCGCACCAATTCAGCAACGAATCCAACGCTGGCACGACCTCACAGGCAAATCCATTGACCTGTTCATTGGCGATATCAACAACTACGATTTTCTCAGCAAGGCATTACATCAATTTCAGCCAGAGGCAATTGTCCACTTTGGCGAACAGCGTTCCGCACCGTTTTCGATGATTGACCGAGAACACGCTGTTCTCACTCAGGTTAATAACGTTGTCGGGACGCTGAATATACTTTATGCAATCCAGCAAGACTTCCCAGATTGCCACTTGGTTAAGTTAGGGACGATGGGTGAGTATGGCACTCCCAATATTGATATTGAGGAAGGTTATATCACTATCGAACACAACGGACGTAAAGATACCTTACCTTATCCCAAACAGCCTGGTAGCTTCTATCACCTCAGCAAGGTTCACGACAGCCATAATATCCATTTTGCTTGTAAGGTTTGGGGTTTACGTGCCACTGACCTCAATCAGGGCGTTGTGTATGGCGTGCTGACGGAAGAAACAGGGATGGATGAACTGCTAATTAACCGTCTTGATTACGATGGTGTATTTGGTACAGCCTTAAACCGTTTCTGTATTCAAGCTGCGATTGGTCATCCGTTGACTGTTTATGGTACAGGTGGTCAAACTCGCGCCTTTTTAGATATTCGGGACACTGTACGTTGTGTAGAATTAGCGATCGCTAACCCAGCACAAAAAGGCGAATTCCGCGTATTCAACCAGTTCACCGAGCAATTTAGTGTTGGTGACTTAGCCTTAACAGTTAAAAAAGCTGGTAATGCTTTAGGACTAAATGTAGAAATTAATCATTTAGAAAATCCTAGAGTTGAGAAAGAAGAACATTACTTTAACGCTAAAAACACCAATCTGCTCGATTTAGGTTTACAACCACACTATCTATCAGATTCTCTACTTGACTCACTGCTGAACTTTGCTATGAAGTACCATTACCGAGTTGATCAAAACCAAATTTTACCGAAAGTTTCTTGGCGACCGAAAGTTTAA
- a CDS encoding glycosyltransferase, producing the protein MRIALFTETFLPKVDGIVTRLRHTVEHLQRNGDQVLIFSPDGGLTEYKGAKIYGVSGFPLPLYPELKLALPRPSIGTALEQFKPDIIHVVNPAILGLAGLFYGKAMQVPLIASYHTHLPQYLQHYGLAVLEGLLWELLKSAHNQAELNLCTSTAMVQELTAHGIERVDLWQKGVDTEMFQPHLACKEMRSRLSQGHPESPLLLYVGRLGAEKEIDRIKPILEAIPNARLALVGNGPHREALEQHFAGTPTYFVGYLEGLELASAFASADAFIFPSRTETLGLVLLEAMAAGCPVVAARSGGIPDIVQDGVNGYLFDPTDEQGAIAATQRLLANQTERENIRQNARKEAERWGWAAATRQLKNYYNSVVYAQSMSPAA; encoded by the coding sequence ATGCGAATTGCCTTATTCACCGAAACTTTTTTGCCCAAGGTTGACGGCATTGTAACCCGCCTGCGACACACAGTTGAACATTTACAACGTAACGGCGATCAGGTACTAATATTTTCTCCCGATGGCGGTCTAACAGAATATAAAGGGGCAAAAATATATGGTGTCTCTGGTTTCCCTTTACCTTTGTATCCAGAGTTAAAACTTGCCCTTCCAAGACCTTCGATTGGTACTGCCTTAGAACAGTTTAAGCCCGACATTATTCATGTGGTTAACCCAGCTATTTTAGGGTTAGCTGGGTTGTTTTATGGTAAGGCGATGCAAGTTCCCCTAATTGCGTCTTACCATACCCATTTACCCCAATATCTACAGCACTATGGTTTGGCGGTGCTAGAAGGGTTACTGTGGGAATTGCTAAAATCTGCTCATAACCAAGCTGAGTTAAACTTGTGTACTTCAACAGCGATGGTGCAAGAATTAACCGCTCATGGTATTGAACGGGTAGACTTGTGGCAGAAGGGTGTGGATACAGAAATGTTTCAACCACACTTAGCTTGTAAAGAAATGCGATCGCGCTTAAGCCAAGGACATCCTGAAAGCCCTTTGCTACTATATGTTGGACGGCTGGGTGCTGAAAAGGAAATTGACCGAATTAAGCCAATCTTAGAAGCTATTCCCAACGCCCGCCTTGCTTTAGTGGGAAATGGACCACATCGGGAAGCTTTAGAACAACACTTTGCGGGTACTCCTACTTATTTTGTAGGTTATCTGGAAGGGTTAGAACTCGCTTCAGCTTTTGCTTCGGCTGATGCTTTTATTTTCCCCTCTCGCACCGAAACATTAGGCTTAGTTTTACTTGAAGCTATGGCTGCTGGTTGCCCTGTTGTCGCAGCGCGTTCTGGTGGAATTCCTGATATTGTACAAGATGGGGTTAATGGTTATCTGTTCGATCCTACTGATGAACAAGGTGCGATCGCAGCTACTCAACGCCTACTAGCTAATCAAACAGAACGTGAAAATATACGTCAAAATGCCCGTAAAGAAGCAGAAAGATGGGGATGGGCTGCTGCTACTCGCCAGCTTAAAAACTACTATAATTCTGTAGTTTACGCTCAGTCTATGTCACCTGCTGCCTAG
- a CDS encoding BamA/TamA family outer membrane protein: MRLSPLLLAAIAATTTMSLSSPANGQTPNPAGNPSGKPGSGNVIIDAAPVSGEATPGSNQPKPTTPLGEPVRPQEPLITPPGTESTPRQETPNRVEFNITPGAPSLEINPPTTNPTQPTTPTLPTIPTPAPIPQQEARVLVAEVQVRGVSGQLQDEVYKVIRTKPGRATTRSQLQEDLNAIYATGYFANVEFVPEDTPLGVRVAFVVQPNPVLQTVNVTTVPPSPGSGVVPASVVNSIFSPQYGRILNLKELQESIKKLNQWYKDNGYDLAQVIDVPQPTADGKVNLVVAEGVIEDIQVRFLDKEGSQVNEQGTPLKGRTRPFIVTREVQLTPGDVFNRKLAERDLRRVYGLGIFDDVRLSFNPGQDPRKVVVVVNVIEKNTGSVAAGAGISSASGFFGTVSYQQQNLGGNNQKLGTELQLGQRELLFDVNFTNPWIAGDPYRTSYTVNAFRRRSISLIFDGGEENEITLGPEHDNDRPRVVRLGGGVNFSRPLIKNPFDTSPWRASLGLQYQRVSIRDADGDLAPRDELGNNLSFSGSGRDDLLLLQLGAVRDRRNNSLIPTQGDFLRFGVEQSVPLGEGNILLNRLRGSYSYYIPASLTKFGQGPQAFAFNIQAGTVLGDLPPYEAFSLGGSNSVRGYDEGDIGSGRSFIQGTAEYRFPLFSVVGAALFADYATDLGSGNTVPGNPAGVRGKPGNGLGYGLGVRINSPLGPIRIDYGFNDEGKGRLHFGIGERF; encoded by the coding sequence ATGCGTTTATCTCCTCTATTGCTGGCGGCTATAGCTGCGACAACGACCATGAGTTTGTCCTCCCCTGCTAATGGACAAACTCCCAATCCAGCAGGAAATCCCTCTGGTAAACCTGGATCGGGAAACGTGATTATTGATGCTGCTCCCGTTTCAGGAGAGGCTACACCAGGCAGTAATCAACCTAAACCTACAACCCCACTTGGTGAACCAGTAAGACCCCAGGAGCCACTAATTACTCCTCCGGGTACCGAGTCTACACCCAGACAAGAGACACCCAACCGAGTTGAATTTAATATCACACCAGGTGCGCCGTCTCTAGAAATTAACCCACCTACTACTAACCCTACTCAGCCAACAACTCCCACCCTACCAACCATACCTACCCCTGCTCCCATACCGCAACAAGAGGCGCGTGTATTGGTAGCTGAAGTGCAAGTCCGTGGTGTAAGTGGGCAATTGCAAGACGAAGTATATAAGGTAATTCGCACAAAACCTGGACGCGCTACAACGCGCAGTCAGTTGCAGGAAGATTTAAATGCGATTTACGCGACGGGGTATTTTGCCAATGTTGAATTTGTGCCAGAGGATACACCCTTGGGTGTGCGGGTGGCATTTGTAGTGCAACCTAACCCTGTGTTGCAAACGGTTAATGTCACAACCGTTCCACCTAGTCCTGGTTCTGGTGTCGTACCTGCAAGCGTGGTGAATAGTATCTTTTCCCCGCAGTATGGTCGCATTCTGAACTTAAAAGAACTGCAAGAAAGCATCAAGAAGTTAAACCAGTGGTATAAAGACAACGGTTATGACTTGGCACAAGTAATTGATGTCCCACAACCTACGGCTGATGGCAAAGTTAACTTAGTTGTAGCAGAAGGGGTAATAGAGGATATACAAGTCCGCTTTTTGGATAAAGAAGGCAGTCAAGTTAACGAACAAGGTACTCCTCTAAAGGGTCGCACTCGCCCATTCATTGTTACCCGCGAGGTGCAATTAACGCCTGGAGATGTCTTTAACCGTAAGCTAGCAGAACGTGACTTGCGCCGCGTCTATGGATTAGGTATTTTTGACGATGTGCGTCTCTCGTTTAACCCAGGTCAAGATCCTCGGAAAGTTGTAGTAGTAGTCAATGTGATTGAGAAAAATACTGGCTCAGTCGCGGCTGGGGCTGGTATTAGTTCTGCTAGTGGATTTTTTGGAACAGTTAGCTATCAACAGCAAAATTTGGGTGGTAATAACCAAAAACTAGGAACTGAGTTGCAGCTTGGTCAACGGGAATTGCTGTTTGATGTCAATTTTACGAATCCTTGGATTGCAGGTGATCCCTACCGGACTTCTTATACAGTTAATGCCTTCCGTCGTCGGTCTATCTCGCTAATTTTTGATGGCGGGGAGGAAAATGAGATTACACTTGGCCCTGAGCATGATAATGATCGCCCGCGTGTGGTGCGGCTAGGTGGTGGTGTCAATTTCAGTCGCCCGTTAATCAAAAACCCTTTTGATACCTCACCATGGAGGGCATCTTTAGGCTTGCAGTATCAGCGAGTTTCGATCCGTGATGCTGATGGTGATCTTGCCCCTAGAGATGAGTTAGGCAATAATTTGAGCTTTAGTGGTTCAGGTAGAGACGATTTATTGCTACTGCAATTGGGCGCGGTGCGCGATCGCCGTAATAATTCTTTAATACCTACGCAAGGCGACTTCTTACGATTTGGCGTTGAGCAGTCGGTTCCTCTAGGAGAAGGAAACATCCTGTTAAATCGTCTGCGGGGTAGCTACAGCTACTATATTCCTGCAAGCTTGACTAAATTTGGCCAAGGCCCGCAAGCATTTGCTTTTAATATTCAAGCTGGAACGGTTCTGGGAGATTTGCCACCTTATGAAGCTTTTTCTCTTGGTGGTAGTAACTCAGTGCGTGGTTACGATGAAGGGGATATTGGTAGTGGTCGGAGTTTTATTCAGGGAACTGCTGAATATCGCTTTCCCCTATTCTCGGTTGTAGGGGCGGCACTGTTTGCTGACTATGCTACTGATCTAGGTTCAGGTAATACTGTACCTGGAAATCCAGCCGGAGTTAGGGGCAAACCAGGTAATGGCTTAGGATATGGTCTGGGCGTGCGGATTAATTCACCGCTAGGGCCTATTCGGATTGATTACGGCTTTAATGACGAGGGCAAAGGTCGTCTTCATTTTGGTATTGGCGAGAGATTTTAA